A genomic segment from Chanos chanos chromosome 2, fChaCha1.1, whole genome shotgun sequence encodes:
- the ppip5k1b gene encoding inositol hexakisphosphate and diphosphoinositol-pentakisphosphate kinase 1 — translation MSGGQERDQYEIPKFRIGCEEDENRKLEDRDMSYTSELYNEEEEEEEEDQSAGRQIVVGICSMMKKSKSKPMTQIMERLCKFEYITVVIFPEEVILNEPVENWPICDCLISFHSKGFPLDKAVSYANLRNPLLINDLNMQYYIQDRREVYRILQEEGIDLPRYAVLNRDPDRPEECNLVEGEDQVEVNGEVFLKPFVEKPVSAEDHNVYIYYPTSAGGGSQRLFRKIGSRSSVYSPESTVRKTGSYIYEEFMPTDGTDVKVYTVGPDYAHAEARKSPALDGKVERDSEGKEIRYPVMLTAMEKLVARKVCLAFKQTVCGFDLLRANGHSYVCDVNGFSFVKNSMKYYDDCAKVLGNMVMRELAPQFHIPWSIPMEAEDIPIVPTTSGTMMELRCVIAIIRHGDRTPKQKMKMEVRNAMFFDLFEKYGGYKSGKLKLKKPKQLQEVLDIARQLLVELGQHNDCEIEEKKSKLEQLKAVLEMESSLNDNQYGHFSGINRKVQLTYLPNGQPKASSEEEDSQKDGPSLLLVLKWGGELTPAGRVQAEELGRAFRCMYPGGQGDYAGFPGCGLLRLHSTYRHDLKIYASDEGRVQMTAAAFAKGLLALEGELTPILVQMVKSANMNGLLDSDSDSLTDCQQRVKARLHEIMQKDQDFADEDYEKLAPTDSPSLVNSMKVIGNPVKTCDQVYALIQSLTCQIRKRLEDPKSADLQLYHSETLELMLQRWSKLERDFRMKNGRYDISKIPDIYDCVKYDTQHNSSLGLEDTLDLFRLSRALADIIIPQEYGISQNEKLHIASAYCLPLVKKIQLDLQRTHEDEAVNKLHPLWFRYSRGVMSPGRHVRTRLYFTSESHVHSLLNIFRYGGLLDEEKDEQWKRAMDYLSAVTELNYMTQIVIMLYEDNNKDPSSEERFHVELHFSPGVKGCDDEENAPLGFGFRPASSENQEKQTDPGSLEDLSQDEPDRATLFEPISIQRKSPLIRSRKTGSMEVLSESGGSASSRGTPYRLFPSCSRQSPEVKQSGLGSLCTGLFSASGLGASSSAPNLRDLAPAPRKKLYSPRSLSCRDELLSMPAVKRFSVSFARHPTNGFEGCSMVPSIYPLETLHNSLSLKQVDEFLTAVCERGSDTHSKTLKCLSAMFDSQTQTSMDCDSRDASASSSALPVLHPNRPLWYNSVPSSTVSSAGPSSPSVAEPPSHFTVSE, via the exons ATGTCTGGAGGTCAGGAGAGGGACCAGTACGAGATTCCGAAATTTCGGATAGGCTGTGAGGAGGATGAGAACAGAAAGCTGGAAGACAGAGACATGAGTTACACTTCGGAGCTGTacaatgaggaggaggaagaggaggaagaggatcaG TCCGCAGGCCGTCAGATTGTGGTGGGGATCTGTTCCATGATGAAGAAATCCAAGTCCAAACCCATGACTCAGATCATGGAGAGACTGTGTAAGTTTGAGTATATCACAGTGGTGATCTTTCCTGAGGAAGTCATCCTGAATGAACCTGTGGAAAACTGGCCCATCTGTGACTGCCTCATCTCCTTCCACTCCAAAG GATTTCCTCTGGACAAGGCAGTGAGTTATGCTAACCTGAGAAATCCCCTCCTCATTAATGACCTCAACATGCAATACTACATACAGGACAG gaGAGAAGTGTACCGGAtcctgcaggaggaaggcatTGACCTGCCTCGCTATGCAGTGCTGAACCGCGACCCTGACCGACCGGAAG agtgtaaccTGGTGGAAGGGGAGGACCAGGTGGAGGTGAATGGGGAGGTGTTCTTGAAGCCCTTTGTGGAGAAGCCAGTCTCTGCTGAAGACcacaatgtttacatttacTACCCCACCTCTGCGGGTGGGGGCAGCCAGCGTCTCTTCAGGAAG ATCGGGAGCCGCAGCAGTGTGTATTCTCCTGAAAGCACTGTGAGAAAGACAGGATCCTACATCTATGAGGAGTTCATGCCCACAGATGGTACTgatgtgaag GTGTACACAGTTGGACCAGACTACGCTCATGCAGAGGCCCGTAAGTCTCCTGCCCTGGACGGtaaagtggagagagacagtgagggcaAAGAGATCCGATACCCAGTGATGCTCACCGCCATGGAGAAACTGGTGGCTCGAAAAGTATGCCTAGCTTTCAAG CAaacagtgtgtggttttgacCTGCTCAGGGCAAACGGACACTCTTATGTGTGTGACGTGAATGGGTTTAGTTTTGTGAAGAATTCTATGAAGTATTATGACGACTGTGCCAAAGTCTTGGG GAACATGGTCATGCGTGAATTGGCCCCTCAGTTCCACATCCCCTGGTCTATTCCCATGGAAGCCGAGGATATACCCATCGTCCCCACTACATCAGGAACCAT GATGGAACTCCGCTGTGTCATCGCCATAATTCGCCATGGCGACCGCACACCTAAACAGAAGATGAAGATGGAAGTGAGGAATGCCAT GTTTTTTGACCTGTTTGAAAAGTATGGTGGTTACAAGTCTGGGAAGCTGAAGCTGAAAAAACCCAAGCAGTTGCAG GAAGTGCTGGACATTGCTCGTCAACTCCTGGTGGAACTGGGACAGCACAATGACTGTGAGATTGAGGAGAAGAAGTCTAAATTGGAACAGCTCAAAGCAGTATTGGAAAT GGAATCCAGCTTGAATGATAATCA GTATGGGCATTTCTCAGGAATCAACAGGAAGGTACAGCTGACTTACCTGCCCAATGGCCAACCCAAAGCTTCTAGTGAAGAAGAAG ACTCTCAGAAGGACGGCCCATCCCTGTTGCTTGTCCTGAAGTGGGGTGGGGAGCTGACCCCTGCGGGCAGGGTCCAGGCGGAGGAGCTGGGCCGGGCCTTTCGCTGCATGTACCCTGGAGGACAAG GAGATTATGCTGGTTTCCCAGGCTGTGGCCTGCTCCGTTTACACAGCACCTACCGCCATGATCTGAAGATCTACGCCTCAGATGAAGGTCGTGTTCAGATGACTGCTGCAGCTTTTGCAAAG GGTTTGTTAGCACTGGAGGGCGAACTGACTCCTATCCTAGTACAGATGGTGAAGAGTGCTAACATGAATGGACTCctggacagtgacagtgactcaCTCACAGACTGCCAGCAACGAGTCAAAGCACGACTTCATGAAATCATGCAGAAGGACCAGGACTTCGCTGATGAGGACTATGAGAAG CTTGCTCCAACAGACAGCCCGTCCTTGGTGAATTCCATGAAGGTCATAGGAAACCCAGTCAAGACATGTGACCAGGTGTATGCACTCATCCAGAGCCTAACCTGCCAGATTCGCAAGAGACTGGAGGACCCCAAGTCTGCAG acCTGCAACTGTATCACAGTGAGACTCTGGAACTCATGCTACAGCGCTGGTCAAAGCTAGAGCGAGACTTTCGCATGAAGAACGGTCGATATGACATCAGCAAAATCCCAGACATCTATGACTGCGTGAAGtatgacacacagcacaacagttCACTGGGCCTGGAGGACACGCTGGACCTCTTCCGACTGTCACGAGCGCTAGCTGACATCATCATCCCGCAG GAGTATGGAATCAGCCAAAATGAAAAGCTGCACATTGCTAGTGCTTACTGCCTACCACTGGTCAAGAAGATTCAGTTGGACCTACAACGGACACACGAAGATGAGGCCGTGAACAAACTGCACccact GTGGTTTAGGTACTCGCGAGGAGTGATGTCTCCGGGTCGGCATGTCCGGACCCGGCTCTATTTCACCAGTGAGAGCCATGTGCACTCTCTGCTCAACATCTTCCGCTACGGAGGATTATTGGAT gagGAAAAGGATGAGCAGTGGAAACGAGCCATGGATTACCTCAGCGCTGTCACTGAACTCAACTACATGACCCAGATTGTGATTATGCTGTATGAAGATAACAACAAG GACCCCTCATCAGAAGAGCGTTTCCATGTGGAGCTGCACTTCAGCCCAGGGGTGAAGGGATGTGATGATGAGGAAAACGCACCTCTGGGCTTTGGCTTCCGCCCTGCCtcgtctgag AACCAGGAGAAGCAGACTGATCCTGGGAGTCTGGAGGACCTGTCTCAGGATGAGCCTGACCGAGCCACACTGTTTGAGCCAATCAGCATCCAGAGAAAATCTCCGCTCATCCGCAGCCGTAAAACAGGCTCAATGGAG GTTCTGTCAGAGAGTGGTGGCTCCGCCTCCTCGCGTGGCACACCCTATCGCCTCTTCCCGTCCTGCTCACGCCAATCCCCAGAGGTCAAGCAGAGTGGATTAG GCTCCCTTTGCACTGGCCTCTTCAGTGCATCTGGTCTGGGGGCATCCTCCAGTGCCCCCAACCTCAGAGACCTTGCACCGGCACCACGCAAAAAACTGTACTCCCCCCGAAGTCTGTCTTGTCGAGACG AGCTGCTCTCTATGCCGGCAGTAAAGAGATTTTCTGTGTCATTTGCCAGGCATCCGACTAATG GGTTTGAAGGCTGCTCCATGGTGCCATCAATATATCCTTTGGAAACGCTGCAT